In Anomaloglossus baeobatrachus isolate aAnoBae1 chromosome 3, aAnoBae1.hap1, whole genome shotgun sequence, one genomic interval encodes:
- the LOC142296507 gene encoding uncharacterized protein LOC142296507 isoform X1 encodes MYFSLNSLLFPLAVFCTGLVIINMDFRAKETSWLNQMEQVYGGTSDCINTSGDQQTEELFSDIQFHLLKRTRLWWSRALLERYTSKQIIPRGLRVRVTPTFIVEDDEFIKKWEEACNLCSSTLMQLLIKYNTDHILKLDKELESEQALLKSKCTEDKFKNFEKALDAKLDSAVKKIQDTQLKKFNRDQRDFATNMVYFWRRPSSTHNSLVRSSSFSSANSTSDQSDISSMSQTRSGAHFGGGGRGAGYSRQYQTSLRPPKQHRGSNKVINLSTHQLTSADVSLLERGLSFSPVAKFDPFLATKDLHIFARSLIFKKYFFDDQLHSMFPSAQEQEAIRILEELSAESTIGVEGKIPSSIKPRSKRFPSFASCPNIELFVQIVSENFKEIATHVTSREDNLTREERSRLYELKHLSNVVLKPADKGGNIVIWPSDMYEKEAFRQLSDSACYKKLTYNPLSSFSAQLKNILKRATDDGVVTSDLASALQVNEPSVVTMYLLPKIHKNSSTPPGRPIISGCNGFLENVNKWIESILQPIVQTLPSFLKDTGDLLKRVDGMHLGDDTLLVCADVESLYTNIRHGDGLAAVRYFINMSNFTSEIVNLVMVLLEFSLTHNFFLFKGSFYLQLQGTAMGAAFAPSYANLFLGLWERDLFLSDRLSSMDRVPFWARYIDDIFLIWQGPSHLLKEFFSVINKNEYNIHLTYSFSHDRIDFLDVVLKRDASGFIQTDLFRKPTAANSFLHASSSHPAYMLNAVPVGQFLRIRRVCSTNEDFEVQATKLKTMFRERGYSNRSIKHAYHRAKYSTRDQLLYPKNKPHGDEVVRFVTQYHAQFSAMRECVSKSWSILRADPTLRKILPDRPYFGIRRAKNLYDHFVRSLYRPPLVQTIFGQSIPAVRGGCVPCGGCIACPNIVRSDSFCDSSNLKTYPIKQRITCTSCAVVYYATCPCGKIYVGLTTRQFKVRVREHVLGILASATVEDAPTLKTLPRHFKLCHNSDARGLKVRGIDMLNMDARGGAVSVRLAQLEARWIWILNTTCPSGLNENNSFSSFL; translated from the coding sequence ATGTACTTTTCACTTAACTCATTGTTATTCCCTcttgctgtgttttgcacaggccTAGTGATTATCAACATGGATTTTAGAGCTAAGGAAACGTCTTGGCTCAACCAAATGGAGCAAGTGTATGGCGGTACTTCAGATTGTATTAATACGAGTGGTGATCAACAGACTGAGGAACTATTTTCTGACATTCAATTCCATTTACTTAAGCGCACACGCTTATGGTGGAGTAGAGCATTGTTAGAGAGGTACACCTCTAAGCAAATTATACCACGTGGACTTCGGGTTCGTGTGACCCCTACCTTCATTGTTGAGGATGATGAATTCATTAAAAAATGGGAAGAGGCGTGTAATTTATGCTCATCCACCCTAATGCAATTATTGATCAAATATAATACTGATCATATTCTGAAACTGGACAAGGAACTGGAGAGTGAACAGGCTTTGCTGAAGAGCAAATGCACGGAGGATAAATTTAAAAACTTTGAGAAGGCATTGGATGCTAAATTGGATTCGGCAGTTAAAAAGATTCAGGATACTCAATTAAAAAAGTTTAATCGTGACCAACGTGATTTTGCCACGAATATGGTATATTTTTGGAGAAGACCTTCTTCTACGCACAATAGTTTGGTTAGATCCTCTTCCTTTTCTTCTGCGAATTCAACCAGTGACCAATCAGATATATCATCCATGTCTCAGACACGATCTGGAGCTCATTTTGGAGGTGGCGGACGTGGAGCTGGATATTCTCGCCAGTATCAGACATCTTTACGTCCCCCTAAACAACATAGGGGTTCCAATAAGGTAATTAATTTAAGCACGCACCAGTTGACCTCAGCAGATGTATCCTTATTGGAGAGGGGGTTGTCATTTTCCCCTGTGGCCAAGTTCGATCCGTTCTTGGCCACTAAGGATCTTCACATCTTTGCCCGTTCTTtaattttcaagaagtacttctttGATGATCAATTGCACTCTATGTTTCCCTCAGCACAGGAACAGGAGGCTATAAGGATCCTAGAGGAGCTATCTGCTGAGAGTACAATTGGTGTTGAAGGTAAGATTCCTTCTTCTATTAAACCACGCTCCAAAAGGTTCCCATCTTTTGCATCTTGCCCTAATATTGAGTTATTTGTCCAGATTGTGTCTGAGAACTTCAAGGAGATCGCTACACATGTTACATCTAGAGAGGATAATCTCACCCGGGAGGAGCGATCTCGCCTATATGAACTAAAACACTTATCTAATGTAGTGCTGAAGCCGGCTGATAAGGGCGGCAACATCGTCATTTGGCCTTCAGATATGTATGAGAAGGAGGCGTTTCGCCAGCTATCTGATTCGGCTTGTTATAAAAAACTAACATATAACCCTTTGTCTAGTTTTTCTGCCCAACTCAAGAACATACTAAAAAGGGCAACAGATGACGGTGTTGTCACCTCTGATCTGGCTTCGGCACTACAGGTAAATGAACCATCTGTGGTGACTATGTATCtattaccaaagatacataagaaTAGTTCTACCCCTCCCGGGCGACCTATTATTTCTGGATGTAACGGTTTCCTTGAGAATGTCAACAAATGGATAGAGTCCATCCTCCAGCCCATTGTCCAGACTCTCCCCTCCTTTTTGAAGGATACTGGGGATCTATTAAAGCGGGTGGATGGAATGCATTTAGGTGATGATACCTTGTTGGTTTGTGCAGATGTTGAATCTCTGTACACCAATATTCGTCATGGCGATGGATTGGCAGCCGTGCGGTATTTCATCAATATGTCTAATTTTACATCGGAGATCGTCAATCTTGTCATGGTTCTTCTTGAATTTTCTTTAacacataatttttttctttttaaggggtccttctacttgcagctccagggcacagcgatGGGCGCGGCTTTCGCGCCGTcgtatgccaacttgttcctggggctgtgggagagggacctcttcctgtcggatCGGCTGTCGTCAATGGACCGTGTCCCCTTTTGGgcacggtacattgacgacatctttttgatctggcaggggCCGTCTCATTTATTGAAGGAGTTTTtttctgttattaataaaaatgagtATAATATTCATTTAACATATTCTTTTTCCCATGACAGGATTGACTTTCTCGATGTGGTCCTGAAGCGTGATGCTTCAGGATTTATACAGACGGATCTTTTCCGCAAACCAACGGCTGCCAATTCATTTCTACACGCCTCATCTTCCCATCCTGCCTATATGCTCAATGCTGTCCCTGTGGGACAATTTTTGAGGATACGTAGGGTGTGCTCAACCAATGAGGATTTTGAGGTTCAAGCCACTAAACTTAAGACAATGTTTAGAGAACGTGGCTATAGTAATAGATCAATTAAGCACGCCTACCATCGCGCAAAGTATAGTACACGTGATCAGTTGCTGTATCCGAAAAATAAACCTCATGGTGACGAGGTGGTGAGATTTGTCACACAGTATCATGCTCAGTTTTCAGCCATGAGGGAGTGTGTATCCAAATCGTGGTCTATTTTGAGAGCTGATCCCACTCTACGTAAAATTCTACCTGATAGGCCCTACTTTGGTATCCGGAGAGCTAAAAACTTGTATGACCATTTTGTTCGGTCCCTGTATAGACCCCCTCTTGTTCAGACTATTTTTGGCCAGTCTATACCGGCGGTCCGGGGTGGGTGTGTCCCCTGTGGCGGATGCATAGCTTGTCCCAACATTGTGCGCTCTGACTCCTTTTGTGATTCGTCCAACTTGAAAACTTACCCTATCAAACAACGCATTACATGCACTAGTTGTGCAGTTGTGTATTACGCAACTTGCCCTTGTGGTAAAATTTATGTCGGGCTTACTACCCGGCAGTTTAAGgtaagggtcagggagcatgtgttgGGGATTCTGGCATCTGCAACAGTTGAGGACGCACCTACCCTTAAGACCTTGCCGAGACATTTCAAATTATGTCATAATTCTGACGCAAGGGGGCTTAAGGTTAGGGGTATTGACATGCTCAATATGGATGCTAGGGGAGGTGCGGTCAGTGTGCGCTTGGCAcaacttgaggccagatggatatggaTTCTTAATACAACatgtccatctggcctcaatgaaaatAATAGTTTTTCCTCTTTTTTGTGA
- the LOC142296507 gene encoding uncharacterized protein LOC142296507 isoform X2 gives MYFSLNSLLFPLAVFCTGLVIINMDFRAKETSWLNQMEQVYGGTSDCINTSGDQQTEELFSDIQFHLLKRTRLWWSRALLERYTSKQIIPRGLRVRVTPTFIVEDDEFIKKWEEACNLCSSTLMQLLIKYNTDHILKLDKELESEQALLKSKCTEDKFKNFEKALDAKLDSAVKKIQDTQLKKFNRDQRDFATNMVYFWRRPSSTHNSLVRSSSFSSANSTSDQSDISSMSQTRSGAHFGGGGRGAGYSRQYQTSLRPPKQHRGSNKVINLSTHQLTSADVSLLERGLSFSPVAKFDPFLATKDLHIFARSLIFKKYFFDDQLHSMFPSAQEQEAIRILEELSAESTIGVEGV, from the exons ATGTACTTTTCACTTAACTCATTGTTATTCCCTcttgctgtgttttgcacaggccTAGTGATTATCAACATGGATTTTAGAGCTAAGGAAACGTCTTGGCTCAACCAAATGGAGCAAGTGTATGGCGGTACTTCAGATTGTATTAATACGAGTGGTGATCAACAGACTGAGGAACTATTTTCTGACATTCAATTCCATTTACTTAAGCGCACACGCTTATGGTGGAGTAGAGCATTGTTAGAGAGGTACACCTCTAAGCAAATTATACCACGTGGACTTCGGGTTCGTGTGACCCCTACCTTCATTGTTGAGGATGATGAATTCATTAAAAAATGGGAAGAGGCGTGTAATTTATGCTCATCCACCCTAATGCAATTATTGATCAAATATAATACTGATCATATTCTGAAACTGGACAAGGAACTGGAGAGTGAACAGGCTTTGCTGAAGAGCAAATGCACGGAGGATAAATTTAAAAACTTTGAGAAGGCATTGGATGCTAAATTGGATTCGGCAGTTAAAAAGATTCAGGATACTCAATTAAAAAAGTTTAATCGTGACCAACGTGATTTTGCCACGAATATGGTATATTTTTGGAGAAGACCTTCTTCTACGCACAATAGTTTGGTTAGATCCTCTTCCTTTTCTTCTGCGAATTCAACCAGTGACCAATCAGATATATCATCCATGTCTCAGACACGATCTGGAGCTCATTTTGGAGGTGGCGGACGTGGAGCTGGATATTCTCGCCAGTATCAGACATCTTTACGTCCCCCTAAACAACATAGGGGTTCCAATAAGGTAATTAATTTAAGCACGCACCAGTTGACCTCAGCAGATGTATCCTTATTGGAGAGGGGGTTGTCATTTTCCCCTGTGGCCAAGTTCGATCCGTTCTTGGCCACTAAGGATCTTCACATCTTTGCCCGTTCTTtaattttcaagaagtacttctttGATGATCAATTGCACTCTATGTTTCCCTCAGCACAGGAACAGGAGGCTATAAGGATCCTAGAGGAGCTATCTGCTGAGAGTACAATTGGTGTTGAAG GTGTCTGA